A DNA window from Haladaptatus cibarius D43 contains the following coding sequences:
- a CDS encoding HalX domain-containing protein, with translation MAVDEPTILVVDDEKDVTDLYATWLEVSFDVRRAYEGHEALDLLDDEVNVVLLDRRMPGLSGDEVLAELRSRDLRSRVVMVTAVKPDFDIIEMGFDDYLVKPVSKDDLYTTVEGMLTRVEYDDQMQQYFSLVSKKAVLETEKTADELADNDEYRRLQSEVETLRNSVDGARETLSDHDDFVGAFQDLS, from the coding sequence ATGGCTGTTGACGAACCAACGATTCTCGTCGTCGATGACGAGAAAGACGTGACGGACCTCTATGCGACGTGGCTAGAGGTTTCCTTCGATGTTCGACGGGCCTACGAAGGGCACGAGGCGCTAGACCTACTCGACGACGAGGTGAACGTCGTTCTCCTCGACCGACGGATGCCCGGTCTGTCCGGCGACGAAGTGCTCGCAGAACTCCGCAGCCGCGATTTGCGTTCCCGCGTCGTGATGGTCACTGCTGTCAAACCCGACTTCGACATCATCGAGATGGGGTTCGACGACTACCTCGTCAAACCGGTTTCCAAAGACGACCTCTACACGACCGTCGAGGGGATGCTCACGCGCGTCGAATACGACGACCAGATGCAGCAGTACTTCTCTTTGGTTTCGAAGAAGGCAGTGCTCGAAACCGAAAAGACAGCGGACGAACTCGCCGACAACGACGAATATCGAAGACTTCAATCGGAGGTCGAAACGCTTCGTAACTCCGTCGATGGCGCACGGGAAACGCTCTCCGACCACGACGATTTCGTCGGCGCGTTCCAAGACCTCTCGTAA